AAATTTATAATCATGGCAAAGGCAACATTTGACCGTTCGAAACCACACTTAAATATCGGTACTATCGGACACGTGGATCACGGAAAAACTACTTTAACAGCTGCAATTACAACTGTATTGGCTTCAAAAGGTCTTTCTGAATTGAGAGATTTCGCTTCTATTGATAATGCTCCTGAAGAGAAAGAAAGAGGTATTACTATTAACACTTCTCACGTAGAGTACTCTACAGCTAACCGTCACTACGCTCACGTTGACTGTCCAGGTCACGCGGATTACGTTAAGAACATGGTAACTGGTGCTGCTCAAATGGATGGTGCTATATTAGTGGTTGCTGCTACTGATGGACCAATGCCACAAACTCGTGAACACATCTTATTAGGACGTCAGGTAGGTATTCCACGTATCGTTGTTTTCTTAAACAAAGTTGATATGGTAGATGATGAAGAGTTATTAGAATTAGTAGACATGGAAGTTCGTGATTTATTATCTTTCTATGACTATGATGGTGATAACACTCCTGTAATTCAAGGTTCTGCTTTAGGTGGATTAAACAATGAAGAGAAGTGGGTTGATTCTATTATGGAATTAATGGATGCTGTTGATTCTTGGATTGAAGAGCCAGTTCGTGAGGTTGAGAAAGATTTCTTAATGCCTATTGAAGATGTATTCTCTATTACAGGACGTGGTACAGTAGCTACAGGACGTATTGAAACTGGAGTTGCTAACACTGGAGATAGTGTTGATATTATCGGTATGGGTGCTGAGAAGTTAGCTTCTACTATTACTGGGGTTGAAATGTTCCGTAAGATTTTAGATAGAGGTGAAGCTGGAGATAACGTAGGTATCTTATTAAGAGGTATTGCAAAAGAAGATATCAAGAGAGGAATGGTAATCTGTAAGCCAGGTTCAGTAACTCCACACGATAAATTCAAAGCTGAGGTTTATATCTTGAAAAAAGAAGAAGGTGGACGTCACACTCCATTCCACAACAACTACCGTCCACAGTTCTACGTACGTACAACTGACGTAACAGGTACTATTAACTTACCTGATGGAGTTGAAATGGTAATGCCAGGTGATAACTTAACTATTACTGTAGATTTACACTCTCCAATTGCAATGAACGTAGGTTTACGTTTTGCAATCCGTGAAGGAGGTAGAACAGTAGGTGCTGGTCAGGTAACTGAAATTTTATAATCGTAAGATTATTTACTATATAAAGAGCTTGTTTTAAGCAGGCTCTTTTTTTACGGGCGTAGCTCAGTTGGTAGAGCACTGGTCTCCAAAACCAGGTGTCGGGAGTTCGAGTCTCTCCGCCCGTGCAAAATAGAAGGAATTATATTTTTTATAATTCCTTTTTTTAGCAAACAAGTCAAAAAAAGATATAAAATTATTTGCGTGTTGAATAATTTTATATCTTTGCACGACTTTTCAAGAAAATATTATGAATATTCTTAATTACATAAAAACGTCATTTTCAGAATTAAAAGATGAAATGACATGGATCTCTAAAGAAGAGGCTCAGAAATCTACTGTTGTTGTAGCTGTGTTTACTATAATATTTGCTATTGCAGTATTTTTAGTAGATCAAGGGTTTCAAAAAACATTAGAAGGTTTTTTTAATATTATAAAGTAAAGGTAAATTATGGCTGATTCTGTAAAGAAGTGGTATGTAGTAAGGGCTATTGGTGGTCAGGAAAACAAAGTGAAGAGTTATATTGAAAATGAAATTTCACGTTTAGGTTTGTCTGATTATGTAGATCAGGTATTGGTACCAACAGAAAAAGTTGTTCAAGTTCGTAACGGTAAAAAGTCAACACGTGAACGTGTTTATTTTCCAGGTTACATCATGGTAGAAGCTAATTTAACAGGAGAAGTACCTCACGTTATCAAAGCTGTTACTGGTGTTATTGGTTTTTTAGGTGAAACTAAAGGAGGTGAACCTGTACCAATGAGACAAAGTGAGATTAATAGAATGTTAGGAAAGGTTGATGAATTAACAGTTCAACCAGACAATAATATCGCGATTCCTTATACTGTTGGAGAAACTGTAAAAGTAATTGATGGACCATTTAATGGTTTTGATGGTGTGATTGAAAACATTCACGAAGAAAAGAGAAAACTTGAGGTTATGGTTAAAATCTTTGGACGTAAAACACCATTGGAGTTAAACTATATGCAAGTAGATAAAATATCATAAATAAAGAGTGTTACAAATTAATCTTATGTTAGCTTCCAACTAAAGCATAAGGTTTAATTTAATTTTATATTAAAAATGGCAAAAGAAGTAAGTAAGATTGTAAAGTTACAGGTTAAGGGAGGGCAAGCAAATCCTTCACCACCAGTAGGTCCTGCTTTAGGTGCTGCCGGGGTTAACATTATGGAGTTCTGTAAGCAGTTTAATGCTAGAACTCAAGACAAACAAGGAAAAGTTTTACCAGTTGCAATTACTGTATATTCTGATAAATCTTTCGAGTTTGTTGTTAAAACTCCTCCAGCTGCAGTTCAAATTTTAGAAGCTGCTAAACTAAAGAGCGGGTCAGGTGAACCTAACCGTAAAAAAGTTGCAAGTGTATCTTGGGATCAAGTAAGAACAATTGCAGAGGATAAAATGCCAGACTTAAATGCATTTACTGTAGAGTCGGCTATGAAGATGATTGCAGGTACTGCAAGATCTATGGGAGTAACGGTAAGCGGAGACGCTCCATTTTAATTGATAAACAAGAAAACATGGCAAAATTAACAAAAAAGCAAAAAGAAGCTCAAGCTAAGATTGACAGTTCTAAAGTTTATTCTTTGAATGAGGCATCTTCTTTAGTAAAAGAAATTACGTTAGCTAATTTTGATGCATCTGTAGATGTTGCTATTCGTTTAGGAGTTGATCCTAGAAAAGCAAATCAAATGGTACGTGGAGTTGTAACATTACCTCACGGAACAGGAAAAGATGTAAGAGTATTAGCATTAGTTACACCAGATAAGGAAGCAGAAGCTAAAGAAGCTGGTGCAGACTACGTTGGTTTAGACGAGTACTTAGCAAAAATAAAAGCAGGTTGGACAGATGTCGATGTAATCATCACTATGCCAGCTGTAATGGGGAAATTAGGTCCTTTAGGACGTGTTTTAGGACCAAGAGGTTTAATGCCAAACCCTAAGACAGGAACCGTTACTATGGATGTTAAAAAGGCAGTAGCAGAAGTTAAAGCTGGTAAAATTGACTTTAAAGTTGATAAAACTGGTATCGTACATGCTGCTATCGGAAAAGTATCTTTCGATGCTCAAAAGTTAACTGAAAATGCTAACGAATTAATTCAAACAATTATTAAGTTAAAGCCTACTGCGGCTAAAGGAACTTACATTAAGAGTGCATTTATCTCTTCTACTCAGTCTCCTTCAGTTCAGTTAGATCTTAAATCGCTTTAATTAGCTGTTAAAACTCATAAACAATGACAAGAGAAGAAAAATTTCAAGTAATTGAAGATTTAACAAGCCAATTAGCGGAGAATTCAGTAATCTATTTAGCTGATATTTCAGGATTAGATGCTACTGCAACTTCTAACTTAAGAAGAGCTTGTTTTAAAGCAGATATCAAATTATCTGTAGTGAAAAATACATTGTTAGAAAAGGCAATGGAAAAGTCTGATAAAGACTTTGGTGATTTACCATCAACTTTAAAAGGTAACACATCTGTGTTTTACGCTTCAGTAGCTAACGCTCCTGCAAAAGTAATTCAAGATTTCTTAAAGAAATCTAAAGGTGAAAAGCCTTTATTGAAAGGAGCTTACATAGCTGAAGAAGTATATGTAGGAGCTAATCAATTACCTGCTTTAGTTTCTATTAAATCTAAAGAAGAAGTTATTGGTGATATCATCACTATCTTACAGTCTCCTATTAAAAACGTTGTTTCAGCGTTGACTAATGAGGCTCGTCCAGATAGAGCTGGTGAAGCTGTAGAAGCATCTACAGAAGAAGCAGCAGAATAATTACGCGCACAAATAAATTTATAATACACCACGTTTAATAAACGTACAAAAAGAATCAAAATGGCAGAATTAAAAGATTTCGCAGAACAATTAGTTAACTTAACAGTTAAAGAAGTAAATGAATTAGCTACTATCTTAAAAGATGAGTATGGTATCGAGCCAGCTGCAGCTGTAGTTGTAGGAGGAGGAGCTGCTGAAGGTGGTGACGCTGGAGAAGCTCAAACTGAGTTTGATGTTATCTTAAAAGAAGCTGGAGCATCTAAATTAAAAGTTGTAAAAGCAGTTAAAGAATTAACTGGATTAGGATTGAAAGAAGCTAAGGAATTAGTTGATGGAACTCCATCTGCAATTAAAGAAGGTGTTTCTAAAGAAGAAGCAGAAGGAATCAAAGCTTCTTTAGAAGAAGTTGGAGCTGTAGTTGAGTTAAAGTAATTCTTTTACTACAAAACCTTATAGGTTTAGGTCTATCCCACATGGGTTAGACCTAAACCATTTTTTGCGTTTAAATAGTCCCTATTTTTACGCAACCCAAAAAGAGCTTAAAAAAAGAAAATAGAATTATTAATTCACCTAAATTTTTTCACCTTTGGCAACGAAAAATAATACAAGAGTTAACTTTGCTTCAGCCAAACTAAGTACAGAATATCCGGACTTTTTAGATATTCAGATTAAGTCTTTCCAAGACTTTTTCCAGTTGAAAACTAAGGCTGACGAAAGAAGCGATGAAGGTTTGTATAAAACTTTCATGGACAATTTTCCAATTACTGACACACGTAATAACTTTGTGTTAGAATTTTTAGACTATTTTGTAGATCCACCTAGATACTCAATTGAAGAGTGTATTGAGCGTGGTTTGACTTATAGTTTACCATTAAAGGCAAGATTAAAATTGTACTGTACAGATCCTGAACATGAGGATTTCGAAACTATTGTACAAGATGTGTATTTGGGAACTATCCCTTACATGACTAATTCGGGTACCTTTATTATTAACGGAGCTGAGCGAGTAATCGTTTCTCAGTTACACCGTTCACCAGGGGTATTCTTTGGACAATCTTTCCATGCAAACGGTACAAAATTATATTCTGCAAGAGTAATTCCTTTTAAAGGATCTTGGATAGAATTTGCTACCGATATCAATCAAGTGATGTATGCTTATATTGATAGAAAGAAAAAATTACCTGTTACTACTTTATTCCGTGCAATTGGATTTGAAAGAGATAAGGACATTTTAGAGATTTTTAACCTTGCAGAAGAAGTTAAAGTTTCTAAGTCTGGATTAAAGAAAGTATTAGGAAGAAAATTAGCTGCTCGTGTATTAAGAACTTGGTTTGAGGACTTCGTTGATGAAGATACTGGAGAAGTTGTATCTATTGAGCGTAATGAGATCGTTTTTGATCGTGATACGATTTTAGATAAAGAACATATTGATGAGATTGTTGATACTGGTGTAAAAACAATTTTATTACATAAAGAAGATAATGAAAGTGGAGATTACGCAATTATCCACAACACATTACAAAAGGATCCTACGAACTCTGAAAAAGAAGCAGTAGAGCATATCTATAGACAATTACGTAATGCTGAGCCGCCAGATGAGGAAACTGCAAGAGGAATTATTGAAAAATTATTCTTCTCTGAGCAACGTTACAACTTAGGTGAAGTAGGACGTTTTAGAATGAACAAAAAGTTAGGATTAAATGAGTCTTTAGACCAAAAAGTTTTAACTAAGAATGATATTATCACTATTATCAAGAACTTAATTGAGTTAGTTAACTCAAAAGCAGAAATTGATGATATTGACCACTTATCTAACAGACGTGTACGTACAGTAGGAGAACAATTAGCAGCTCAATTTGGAGTTGGATTGTCTCGTATGGCTCGTACTATTAGAGAAAGAATGAACGTTCGTGATAACGAAGTGTTTACACCGATTGACTTAATTAACGCGAAGACTTTATCTTCTGTAATTAACTCTTTCTTTGGAACTAACCAGTTATCTCAGTTCATGGACCAAACAAACCCGTTAGCTGAAATTACTCACAAACGTAGATTGTCTGCATTAGGACCTGGAGGTTTATCTAGAGAGAGAGCAGGATTTGAGGTTCGTGACGTTCACTATACTCACTACGGTCGTTTATGTCCTATTGAAACTCCTGAAGGTCCAAACATTGGATTGATTTCATCTTTAGCAGTATATGCAAAAGTGAACAATTTAGGGTTTATAGAAACAGCATACCACAAAGTAGATGAAGGAAAAGTTAATATTGTTGACGCTCCTACCTATTTAAGTGCTGAAGAAGAAGAAGGAATGAAGTTTGCACAATCAAACATTGATATTGCAGATGACGGACAAATCAACTTAGAAAAAGTTATTGCTCGTGAAGAGGCTGATTATCCAGTTGTAACTCCACAAGACATTGACTATATGGATGTATCTCCAAACCAGATTGCATCTATTTCTGCTTCGTTGATTCCTTTCTTAGAACATGATGATGCGAACCGTGCCTTGATGGGATCTAACATGATGCGTCAGGCAGTACCTTTATTAAGTCCAGAAGCTCCTATTGTAGGAACTGGATTAGAGCGTAGAGTTGCAAAAGATTCAAGAATCTTAATCAACGCAGAAGGAACTGGTGAGGTTATTTATGTAGATGCTAACAAGATTACCATTCGTTATGAAAGAACTGAAGAAGAAGCTTCTGTAAGTTTTGATTCAAACGAAATTAGCTACAACTTAATTAAGTTTAGAAAAACCAACCAAGGAACTTCTATCAACTTAAAGCCAATTGTAAAAGTTGGTGATACTGTTGAAGAAGGACAAGTATTGTGTGAAGGATATGCTACTCAAAAAGGTGAATTAGCCTTAGGACGTAACATGAAAGTAGCCTTTATGCCTTGGCAAGGATATAACTTTGAGGATGCGATTGTGATTTCTGAAAAAGTTGTAAGAGAAGATATATTTACTTCTATCCACATTGATGAGTACTCTTTAGATGTAAGAGATACAAAATTAGGAGCAGAAGAATTAACCAATGATATCCCTAACGTTTCTGAAGAGGCTACAAAAGACTTAGATGAAAACGGAATGATTCGTATTGGTGCTGAAGTGAAGCCTGGTGATATTTTAATTGGTAAGATTACTCCTAAAGGAGAGTCAGATCCAACACCTGAAGAAAAATTATTACGTGCTATCTTTGGAGACAAAGCTGGTGATGTAAAAGATGCTTCTTTAAAAGCTTCTCCATCATTAAGAGGAGTTGTTATTGGTAAGAAATTGTTTAAGAAAGCTGTTAAGGATAAATCTAAGAGAGTTAGAGATAAAGAGCAAATAGAGGCTTTAGAAGCACAATTTACTCATGACTTTGAATCTTTAAAAGATAGTTTAATAGACAAGTTGTTTACTTTAATTTCTGGTAAAACATCTCAAGGTGTTCAGAATGATTTAGGAGAAGAAGTATTCCCTAAAGGTAAAAAGTATACTTTAAAAATGTTAAACTCTGTTACAGACTTTACACATTTAACTAAAGGAGCTTGGACTACAGATGATCACTTAAACAACTTAGTTGCTGAATTAATTCACAATTATAAAATTAAAGTTAGCGATTTACAAGGAGCATTAAGACGTAAGAAATTTGCCATTACTATTGGAGATGAATTACCAGCAGGTGTCTTGAAATTAGCTAAAGTTTATATTGCTAAGAAACGTAAGTTAAAAGTAGGAGATAAGATGGCAGGACGTCACGGTAACAAAGGTATTGTTGCTCGTATTGTACGTCAAGAAGAAATGCCTTTCTTAGAAGATGGAACACCAGTAGATATCGTATTGAATCCATTAGGGGTACCATCTCGTATGAACATTGGACAGATTTATGAAACTGTTTTAGGATGGGCAGGTCAAAAATTAGATCAAACGTATGCAACACCAATTTTTGATGGAGCTAAATTAGATCAAATTAACACCTTAACTGATGAGGCAGGAATTCCAAGATTTGGACATACTTACTTATACGACGGAGGAACAGGAGAACGTTTTGACCAACCAGCAACTGTAGGTATTATCTACATGATTAAGTTAGGTCACATGATTGATGATAAGATGCACGCGCGTTCTATTGGACCATACTCTTTAATTACTCAACAGCCATTAGGAGGTAAAGCTCAATTTGGAGGTCAGCGTTTTGGAGAGATGGAAGTATGGGCATTAGAAGCTTATGGAGCATCTAGTATCTTACGTGAAATTTTAACTGTGAAATCTGATGATGTTATTGGTAGAGCGAAAACTTACGAGGCAATCGTAAAAGGAGAACCAATGCCAGAACCAGGTTTACCAGAATCTTTCAACGTATTAATGCACGAATTGAAAGGTTTAGGATTAGACGTAAGATTAGAAGAATAACTAGAGTATTAAGTAAAGAGTACAAAGTAGTGAGTATAAAAACTTCATACTTTGTACTTAGTACTAAAGACTAAAAAAGAAATCATGGCAAGAAATAACGATAAAAACCCAACACAAAAGAGATTTGAAAAAATTTCTATTGGTTTGGCATCACCAGAGTCTATTTTAGAGGCTTCTCACGGTGAAGTTTTAAAACCAGAAACAATCAACTACCGTACACACAAACCAGAAAGAGATGGTTTGTTTTGTGAGCGTATCTTTGGACCTATAAAAGATTTTGAATGTGCTTGTGGAAAGTACAAGAGAATTCGTTACAAAGGTATTGTATGTGATCGTTGTGGTGTAGAGGTTACAGAAAAGAAAGTACGTAGAGATAGAGTAGGACACATTAACTTAGTGGTGCCTATTGCTCACATTTGGTACTTTAGATCATTACCTAACAAAATGGGATACCTTTTAGGATTACCATCTAAAAAGTTAGATATGATTATTTACTACGAAAGATACGTAGTAATTCAACCAGGTAATGCAACTCAATTAGATGGAACTCCATTACAAAAAATGGATTTCTTAACTGAAGAGGAGTATTTAGATATTTTAGAAACTGTTCCATTGGAAAATAGATACTTGGATGATGATGATCCAAATAAATTTATTGCCAAAATGGGAGCTGAGTGTTTAATAGAGTTATTAGATCGTATTGATTTAGAGACTTTATCTTATGAATTAAGACACAAAGCAAACACAGAAACTTCTAAGCAACGTAAGACAGAGGCTTTAAAGCGTTTGAATGTTGTAGAAGCTTTCCGTGAATCTCAAAAAAACAGAGAGAACAACCCATCATGGATGATTTTAAAGGCTATTCCGGTGATTCCACCAGAATTACGTCCTTTGGTACCATTAGATGGAGGTCGTTTTGCTACTTCTGATTTAAATGATTTATACCGTAGAGTAATTATCCGTAACAACCGTTTAAAGCGTTTGGTAGAAATTCAGGCTCCTGAAGTTATTTTACGTAACGAAAAGCGTATGTTACAAGAATCTGTAGATTCATTATTTGATAATACTCGTAAGTCATCAGCAGTAAAAACTGAATCTAACAGACCATTAAAATCTTTATCAGATTCATTAAAAGGTAAACAAGGTCGTTTCCGTCAAAACTTACTTGGTAAGCGTGTGGATTATTCTGCTCGTTCGGTAATTGTTGTTGGACCAACTTTGAAATTATCTGAGTGTGGTATCCCTAAAGATATGGCAGCTGAATTATACAAACCATTTATCATCCGTAAGTTGATTGAGCGTGGAGTTGTAAAAACAGTTAAATCTGCTAAGAAAATTATAGACAAAAAAGAGCCTGTAGTTTGGGATATTTTAGAAAATGTAATTAAAGGACACCCAGTTTTATTAAACCGTGCCCCTACGTTACACCGTTTAGGGATCCAAGCATTCCAACCTAAGTTAATTGAAGGAAAAGCAATCCAATTACACCCATTAGTATGTTCGGCATTTAACGCCGATTTTGATGGGGATCAGATGGCGGTTCACTTACCATTAGGTCCAGAAGCTATTTTGGAAGCTCAAATGTTATTATTAGGTTCTCACTCTATCTTAAACCCAGCGAACGGTGCTCCTATTACAGTACCTTCTCAGGATATGGTACTAGGTCTTTACTATATGACCAAGTTACGTGTTACTGATGATAAGCATGTGGTAAAAGGAGAAGGATTAACTTTTTACTCTCCTGAAGAAGTTACTATTGCTTTTAACGAAAAAGCAGTTGAACTAAACGCAGGGATTAAAGTTAGAACTCAAGATATTGATGAAAACGGAAATCAAGTAACAAGAATTATAGAAACTACTGTTGGTAGAGTATTGTTTAACGAACATGTACCAGCAGAAGCAGGATATATCAACGAGGTATTAACTAAGAAATCTTTACGTGGAATTATCGCAAAAGTTTTAAAAGCGACAGATATTCCTACAACAGGAAAGTTCTTAGATAATATTAAAGACATGGGATTCAAATTTGCCTTTAGAGGTGGATTATCATTCTCATTAGGAGATATTATTATTCCTGCAGAAAAGAAGCAAATGATTGCTGATGCCAATGTTGAAGTGGATGTAATTATCCAAAACTATAACATGGGTATGTTAACGAATAAAGAACGTTATAACCAGGTGATTGATATTTGGGGATCTACAAACAACCAATTGACAGAATTGTCTATGAAGCGTTTGAGAGAAGATCAACAAGGATTTAACTCAGTGTTTATGATGCTTGATTCTGGAGCCCGTGGTTCTAAGGAGCAAATTCGTCAGTTAACAGGTATGCGTGGATTGATGGCGAAGCCTAAAAAATCTACTTCATCAGGAGGAGAAATTATTGAAAACCCAATTTTATCTAACTTTAAGGAAGGTTTATCAATTTTAGAGTACTTTATTTCTACGCACGGTGCACGTAAAGGTCTTGCCGATACAGCCTTAAAAACAGCCGATGCAGGATATTTAACACGTCGTTTAGTAGATGTTGCACAAGATGTAATTATCAACGAATTTGACTGTGGTACTTTAAGAGGATTAGAAGTTTCTGCATTAAAGAAAAATGATGAGATTGTTGAAGCATTAAACGAACGTATTGTAGGTCGTGTTGCTTTACACGATGTTAAGGATCCAGTAAATCACGAAGTGTTGGTAACAGCAGGATCGGAAATTACTGAAGAATTAGCTGCTATTATAGAAGAGTCAGGATTAGATTCAGTTGAAGTGCGTTCTGCATTAACATGTGAGTCTAAGAGAGGTATCTGTTCTAAGTGTTACGGACAATCAATGTCTACACGTGATATGGTTCAAATAGGAGAGTCTGTAGGAGTTATTGCTGCACAGTCTATTGGAGAACCTGGTACACAGTTAACATTACGTACGTTCCACGTTGGAGGGGTTGCCGGAAACATTTCTGAAGACAATAAATTAACTGCTAAATTTAGTGGTAAATTAGTGATTGATGATTTAGTAACTGTACCTGGTAAGAATCCACAAGGAGAACCAGTTGAGATTGTAATTTCTCGTACTGCAGAAGCTAAGATTTTAGATGATAAGATAGGTACTGTATTAAGTAATACTGTAATTCCTTATGGTTCTTACATCTTTGTAAATGGTCAAGAAACTATTAATAAAGGAGATGCTATCTGTCAATGGGATCCATTTAACGGAGTTATCGTGTCTGAGTTTGGAGGTAAAATTGCCTTTGAAGATTTAGAGCAAGGTGTTAACTATTCTGTAGAAATTGATGAACAAACAGGTTTCCAAGAAAAAGTAATTATTGAATCTAAAGACAAGAAGAAAATTCCTGCTTTATTAATTCAAGATCTTGATGGAAACACTTTAAGATCATACTCTTTACCTTTAGGAGCTCACTTAATGGTAAGCAATGGTGAAGAAATTGAAACAGGTAAAACGTTAGTTAAGATTCCTCGTAAATCAGGTAAAGCTGGGGATATTACAGGAGGTTTACCTCGTGTAACAGAGTTATTTGAAGCACGTAACCCATCTAACCCAGCAGTAGTTGCTGAAACTGATGGTGTGGTATCTTTTGGTAAAATTAAGCGTGGTAACCGTGAGATTATTGTTGAGTCTAAGTTTGGAGATATTAAGAAATACTTAATTAAGTTATCTAACCAAATCTTAGTACAAGAGAATGATTACGTAAAAGCGGGTATGCCTTTATCTGATGGTTCTGTTACTCCAGAAGATATCTTGAGAATTCAAGGTCCTTCTAAAGTACAAGAGTACATTGTAAACGAAATTCAAGAAGTATATCGTTTACAAGGGGTAAGAATTAACGATAAGCATTACGAGGTTGTAGTTCGTCAAATGATGCGTAAAGTTAGAATTATTGATTCTGGAGATACTCTATTCTTAGAGAACTCTTTAGTACATAAGAATGACTTTATTGAGAAGAATGATGAGATCTACGGTATGAAAGTAGTAGAAGATGCTGGTGCATCTGATGTATTAAAACCAGGTCAAATTATTACTGCTCGTCAATTAAGAGATGAAAACTCAAGATTGAAGCGTGAGGATAAAGCTGAAGTAGTTGCAAGAGATGCTAGACCGGCAACGGCAGAGCAAATTTTACAAGGAATTACTAGAGCTTCTTTACAAACTAAGTCGTTTATCTCTGCAGCATCGTTCCAGGAAACAACTAAGGTGTTAAATGAAGCAGCTGTAAGCGGTAAAGTAGATTACTTAGAAGGATTAAAAGAAAACGTTATTGTTGGTAAAAAGATTCCTGCTGGTACAGGAATGAGAGCTTACAACAATGTTATTGTAGGTCCTAAAGAGGAAATAGAAGAAAGTTTTGAGGCATAGTCTTTAAAATAAATTCATATAAAAGAAAACGGATTCCATTTGGAATCCGTTTTTTTTGCTCTATAAATATATTACTTTAGTAGCTACATTAATTAATACGAGAAATGGAAGGATCTAAAGAAAAAGAAGGAAACATCAATATAGAGCTAACACCAGAAGTTGCAGAAGGAACTTATTCTAATTTGGCAATCATCAATCATTCAAACTCAGAGTTTGTAGTAGATTTTGTAAACATTATGCCAGGTGTACCTAAAGCCAAAGTAAAGTCTAGAATTGTTTTAACTCCACAGCATGCTAAACGTTTGGCACAGGCTTTAATAGATAATATCAAACGTTTTGAATCTCAAGTTGGAGAAATTAAAGAATTTGAACAACAAGATTATCCAATAAATTTTGGACCTGTAGGTGAAGCTTAAATTCTAAAAAGAGTAAGTTTTATGTTATTTCTTTTTTTAGGAAGTATAATACAAAAGCAAATTTTACAAAGAGGAATGGTTTATTTATCATTCCTCTTTTTTGTGATTTGTTAATCCTACAAGGATAAACTCTATCAATAAGAAATAAGCATTCATAATTTATATAAAATGAACCTTAATTTATATTATAGACTTATAATGGTGGTTAAATTTGAAGTATAAAATATGATGAATATGAAATATACCAAATTATGCCTTTCAGTATTTTCTTTAGCTATTTTGTTTAGTTCTGCCACTGTGGTTGCTAATCAAAAAGAGAATACGTCAATACAAATTGTTCAAAAAGAATTTATCTCGGTAAATACGCTTACTGATTTTAAAAAATA
Above is a genomic segment from Wenyingzhuangia fucanilytica containing:
- the rpoB gene encoding DNA-directed RNA polymerase subunit beta, which encodes MATKNNTRVNFASAKLSTEYPDFLDIQIKSFQDFFQLKTKADERSDEGLYKTFMDNFPITDTRNNFVLEFLDYFVDPPRYSIEECIERGLTYSLPLKARLKLYCTDPEHEDFETIVQDVYLGTIPYMTNSGTFIINGAERVIVSQLHRSPGVFFGQSFHANGTKLYSARVIPFKGSWIEFATDINQVMYAYIDRKKKLPVTTLFRAIGFERDKDILEIFNLAEEVKVSKSGLKKVLGRKLAARVLRTWFEDFVDEDTGEVVSIERNEIVFDRDTILDKEHIDEIVDTGVKTILLHKEDNESGDYAIIHNTLQKDPTNSEKEAVEHIYRQLRNAEPPDEETARGIIEKLFFSEQRYNLGEVGRFRMNKKLGLNESLDQKVLTKNDIITIIKNLIELVNSKAEIDDIDHLSNRRVRTVGEQLAAQFGVGLSRMARTIRERMNVRDNEVFTPIDLINAKTLSSVINSFFGTNQLSQFMDQTNPLAEITHKRRLSALGPGGLSRERAGFEVRDVHYTHYGRLCPIETPEGPNIGLISSLAVYAKVNNLGFIETAYHKVDEGKVNIVDAPTYLSAEEEEGMKFAQSNIDIADDGQINLEKVIAREEADYPVVTPQDIDYMDVSPNQIASISASLIPFLEHDDANRALMGSNMMRQAVPLLSPEAPIVGTGLERRVAKDSRILINAEGTGEVIYVDANKITIRYERTEEEASVSFDSNEISYNLIKFRKTNQGTSINLKPIVKVGDTVEEGQVLCEGYATQKGELALGRNMKVAFMPWQGYNFEDAIVISEKVVREDIFTSIHIDEYSLDVRDTKLGAEELTNDIPNVSEEATKDLDENGMIRIGAEVKPGDILIGKITPKGESDPTPEEKLLRAIFGDKAGDVKDASLKASPSLRGVVIGKKLFKKAVKDKSKRVRDKEQIEALEAQFTHDFESLKDSLIDKLFTLISGKTSQGVQNDLGEEVFPKGKKYTLKMLNSVTDFTHLTKGAWTTDDHLNNLVAELIHNYKIKVSDLQGALRRKKFAITIGDELPAGVLKLAKVYIAKKRKLKVGDKMAGRHGNKGIVARIVRQEEMPFLEDGTPVDIVLNPLGVPSRMNIGQIYETVLGWAGQKLDQTYATPIFDGAKLDQINTLTDEAGIPRFGHTYLYDGGTGERFDQPATVGIIYMIKLGHMIDDKMHARSIGPYSLITQQPLGGKAQFGGQRFGEMEVWALEAYGASSILREILTVKSDDVIGRAKTYEAIVKGEPMPEPGLPESFNVLMHELKGLGLDVRLEE